From the Paramormyrops kingsleyae isolate MSU_618 chromosome 7, PKINGS_0.4, whole genome shotgun sequence genome, one window contains:
- the cfap53 gene encoding cilia- and flagella-associated protein 53 isoform X1 — protein sequence MPIGQNGRLACREITGPTPHSVALRARLPSTIPPDFLILDRRRQETALGEVSDFTRYQKACEVRNQWEISTERRMVHRTTERRVQDAVRERMVCLEDRRDRLRSLLETEEKELLSEMEVQEETALERQAKMRERARLLKERREGEREKEVLLRLEQLFREQSEELRTAQARQLQHEVCAERAAQLRSREEERLQRLEEERFFAQLWEADRQAKENRAELEGQQQRSSARQQRDILCAQMEAAEQRRVQSRQLKEEQAQLLREQQQLQLLEEQRERGRRWQEQQRVRGELDRALRLKMRRLAREEQEELALDMRILEELLQERNDEGHEQERRKQQELQQEQHSYRQYLAERAEEQRHLEAETEQLMEEELERAWQRRMEQYRAGQEARNRLMKEVMDTRHQQIQEKLQENMEKQAQLEQEREDLNRNMQKHQQEEEQEKESLRRTRQEYRADLLSQMQHQRQIRQSQQAERECESQQRLAFQEQRQSRLQEILTRPTSHPRPIHPFRRMAGPLPAAGNEPACTEL from the exons ATGCCGATCGGACAGAATGGGAGACTGGCCTGCCGGGAGATCACCGGACCGACGCCGCATTCTGTGGCTCTG CGGGCAAGACTCCCGTCCACAATACCGCCCGACTTCCTCATCCTGGACCGGCGGCGGCAAGAGACGGCCCTTGGTGAGGTGTCGGACTTCACCCGTTACCAAAAGGCCTGCGAGGTCCGGAACCAGTGGGAGATCAGCACCGAGCGCCGCATGGTGCACCGAACCACTGAGAGGCGGGTTCAAGATGCAGTGAGGGAGCGCATGGTCTGCCTGGAGGACCGCAGGGACAG ATTGCGGTCACTGCTGGAGACTGAGGAGAAGGAGCTCCTGTCTGAAATGGAGGTGCAGGAGGAGACGGCGCTGGAGAGGCAGGCTAAAATGCGTGAGAGGGCGAGGCTGCTGAAGGAGAGACGGGagggcgagagggagaaggaggtCCTACTCAGATTGGAGCAGCTGTTCAG GGAGCAGAGCGAAGAGCTGCGGACTGCACAGGCACGCCAGCTTCAGCACGAGGTATGTGCAGAGCGTGCAGCTCAGCTGCGCAGTCGGGAGGAGGAGCGCCTGCAGCGCCTGGAGGAGGAGCGGTTCTTCGCCCAGCTGTGGGAGGCTGACCGGCAGGCGAAGGAGAACCGGGCAGAGCTAGAAGGTCAGCAGCAACGCAGCAGCGCCCGGCAGCAGCGGGACATCCTGTGCGCCCAAATGGAGGCTGCTGAGCAGCGGAGGGTCCAGTCCCGGCAGCTAAAAGAGGAGCAGGCCCAGCTGctg cgggagcagcagcagctgcagctccTGGAGGAGCAGCGGGAGCGCGGCCGCAGATGGCAGGAGCAACAGCGCGTGCGTGGGGAGCTGGACCGTGCGCTGAGGCTGAAGATGAGGCGACTGGCAcgggaggagcaggaggagctgGCCCTGGACATGCGCATCCTAGAGGAGTTGCTGCAGGAGCGCAATGACGAAGGCCACGAGCAGGAGCGCAGGAAG CAGCAGGAGCTGCAGCAGGAGCAGCATAGCTACCGTCAGTACCTGGCTGAGCGGGCAGAGGAACAGAGGCACCTGGAGGCAGAGACGGAGCAGCTaatggaggaggagctggagcgtgcctggcagcgcaggatggagcaATACCGTGCGGGGCAGGAGGCACGGAACCGCCTCATGAAGGAGGTGATGGACACTCGGCACCAGCAGATCCAGGAGAAAC TCCAGGAGAACATGGAGAAACAGGctcagctggagcaggagaggGAAGACCTGAACAGAAACATGCAGAAGCATCAGCaggaggaagagcaggagaaggagag CCTTAGACGGACCCGTCAGGAGTATAGAGCCGACCTGCTCTCCCAGATGCAGCACCAGCGGCAGATCCGCCAGTCGCAGCAGGCTGAGCGGGAATGTGAGAGCCAGCAGCGGCTGGCCTTCCAGGAGCAGCGCCAGAGCAGACTGCAGGAGATTCTGACTCGACCCACTTCCCACCCGCGGCCGATCCACCCTTTCAGAAGGATGGCGGGGCCGCTTCCAGCTGCGGGGAACGAGCCAGCCTGCACCGAGCTTTGA
- the cfap53 gene encoding cilia- and flagella-associated protein 53 isoform X2, whose amino-acid sequence MPIGQNGRLACREITGPTPHSVALRARLPSTIPPDFLILDRRRQETALGEVSDFTRYQKACEVRNQWEISTERRMVHRTTERRVQDAVRERMVCLEDRRDRLRSLLETEEKELLSEMEVQEETALERQAKMRERARLLKERREGEREKEVLLRLEQLFREQSEELRTAQARQLQHEVCAERAAQLRSREEERLQRLEEERFFAQLWEADRQAKENRAELEGQQQRSSARQQRDILCAQMEAAEQRRVQSRQLKEEQAQLLREQQQLQLLEEQRERGRRWQEQQRVRGELDRALRLKMRRLAREEQEELALDMRILEELLQERNDEGHEQERRKQELQQEQHSYRQYLAERAEEQRHLEAETEQLMEEELERAWQRRMEQYRAGQEARNRLMKEVMDTRHQQIQEKLQENMEKQAQLEQEREDLNRNMQKHQQEEEQEKESLRRTRQEYRADLLSQMQHQRQIRQSQQAERECESQQRLAFQEQRQSRLQEILTRPTSHPRPIHPFRRMAGPLPAAGNEPACTEL is encoded by the exons ATGCCGATCGGACAGAATGGGAGACTGGCCTGCCGGGAGATCACCGGACCGACGCCGCATTCTGTGGCTCTG CGGGCAAGACTCCCGTCCACAATACCGCCCGACTTCCTCATCCTGGACCGGCGGCGGCAAGAGACGGCCCTTGGTGAGGTGTCGGACTTCACCCGTTACCAAAAGGCCTGCGAGGTCCGGAACCAGTGGGAGATCAGCACCGAGCGCCGCATGGTGCACCGAACCACTGAGAGGCGGGTTCAAGATGCAGTGAGGGAGCGCATGGTCTGCCTGGAGGACCGCAGGGACAG ATTGCGGTCACTGCTGGAGACTGAGGAGAAGGAGCTCCTGTCTGAAATGGAGGTGCAGGAGGAGACGGCGCTGGAGAGGCAGGCTAAAATGCGTGAGAGGGCGAGGCTGCTGAAGGAGAGACGGGagggcgagagggagaaggaggtCCTACTCAGATTGGAGCAGCTGTTCAG GGAGCAGAGCGAAGAGCTGCGGACTGCACAGGCACGCCAGCTTCAGCACGAGGTATGTGCAGAGCGTGCAGCTCAGCTGCGCAGTCGGGAGGAGGAGCGCCTGCAGCGCCTGGAGGAGGAGCGGTTCTTCGCCCAGCTGTGGGAGGCTGACCGGCAGGCGAAGGAGAACCGGGCAGAGCTAGAAGGTCAGCAGCAACGCAGCAGCGCCCGGCAGCAGCGGGACATCCTGTGCGCCCAAATGGAGGCTGCTGAGCAGCGGAGGGTCCAGTCCCGGCAGCTAAAAGAGGAGCAGGCCCAGCTGctg cgggagcagcagcagctgcagctccTGGAGGAGCAGCGGGAGCGCGGCCGCAGATGGCAGGAGCAACAGCGCGTGCGTGGGGAGCTGGACCGTGCGCTGAGGCTGAAGATGAGGCGACTGGCAcgggaggagcaggaggagctgGCCCTGGACATGCGCATCCTAGAGGAGTTGCTGCAGGAGCGCAATGACGAAGGCCACGAGCAGGAGCGCAGGAAG CAGGAGCTGCAGCAGGAGCAGCATAGCTACCGTCAGTACCTGGCTGAGCGGGCAGAGGAACAGAGGCACCTGGAGGCAGAGACGGAGCAGCTaatggaggaggagctggagcgtgcctggcagcgcaggatggagcaATACCGTGCGGGGCAGGAGGCACGGAACCGCCTCATGAAGGAGGTGATGGACACTCGGCACCAGCAGATCCAGGAGAAAC TCCAGGAGAACATGGAGAAACAGGctcagctggagcaggagaggGAAGACCTGAACAGAAACATGCAGAAGCATCAGCaggaggaagagcaggagaaggagag CCTTAGACGGACCCGTCAGGAGTATAGAGCCGACCTGCTCTCCCAGATGCAGCACCAGCGGCAGATCCGCCAGTCGCAGCAGGCTGAGCGGGAATGTGAGAGCCAGCAGCGGCTGGCCTTCCAGGAGCAGCGCCAGAGCAGACTGCAGGAGATTCTGACTCGACCCACTTCCCACCCGCGGCCGATCCACCCTTTCAGAAGGATGGCGGGGCCGCTTCCAGCTGCGGGGAACGAGCCAGCCTGCACCGAGCTTTGA
- the cfap53 gene encoding cilia- and flagella-associated protein 53 isoform X3: MPIGQNGRLACREITGPTPHSVALRARLPSTIPPDFLILDRRRQETALGEVSDFTRYQKACEVRNQWEISTERRMVHRTTERRVQDAVRERMVCLEDRRDRLRSLLETEEKELLSEMEVQEETALERQAKMRERARLLKERREGEREKEVLLRLEQLFREQSEELRTAQARQLQHEVCAERAAQLRSREEERLQRLEEERFFAQLWEADRQAKENRAELEGQQQRSSARQQRDILCAQMEAAEQRRVQSRQLKEEQAQLLREQQQLQLLEEQRERGRRWQEQQRVRGELDRALRLKMRRLAREEQEELALDMRILEELLQERNDEGHEQERRKQQELQQEQHSYRQYLAERAEEQRHLEAETEQLMEEELERAWQRRMEQYRAGQEARNRLMKEVMDTRHQQIQEKREHGETGSAGAGEGRPEQKHAEASAGGRAGEGEP, from the exons ATGCCGATCGGACAGAATGGGAGACTGGCCTGCCGGGAGATCACCGGACCGACGCCGCATTCTGTGGCTCTG CGGGCAAGACTCCCGTCCACAATACCGCCCGACTTCCTCATCCTGGACCGGCGGCGGCAAGAGACGGCCCTTGGTGAGGTGTCGGACTTCACCCGTTACCAAAAGGCCTGCGAGGTCCGGAACCAGTGGGAGATCAGCACCGAGCGCCGCATGGTGCACCGAACCACTGAGAGGCGGGTTCAAGATGCAGTGAGGGAGCGCATGGTCTGCCTGGAGGACCGCAGGGACAG ATTGCGGTCACTGCTGGAGACTGAGGAGAAGGAGCTCCTGTCTGAAATGGAGGTGCAGGAGGAGACGGCGCTGGAGAGGCAGGCTAAAATGCGTGAGAGGGCGAGGCTGCTGAAGGAGAGACGGGagggcgagagggagaaggaggtCCTACTCAGATTGGAGCAGCTGTTCAG GGAGCAGAGCGAAGAGCTGCGGACTGCACAGGCACGCCAGCTTCAGCACGAGGTATGTGCAGAGCGTGCAGCTCAGCTGCGCAGTCGGGAGGAGGAGCGCCTGCAGCGCCTGGAGGAGGAGCGGTTCTTCGCCCAGCTGTGGGAGGCTGACCGGCAGGCGAAGGAGAACCGGGCAGAGCTAGAAGGTCAGCAGCAACGCAGCAGCGCCCGGCAGCAGCGGGACATCCTGTGCGCCCAAATGGAGGCTGCTGAGCAGCGGAGGGTCCAGTCCCGGCAGCTAAAAGAGGAGCAGGCCCAGCTGctg cgggagcagcagcagctgcagctccTGGAGGAGCAGCGGGAGCGCGGCCGCAGATGGCAGGAGCAACAGCGCGTGCGTGGGGAGCTGGACCGTGCGCTGAGGCTGAAGATGAGGCGACTGGCAcgggaggagcaggaggagctgGCCCTGGACATGCGCATCCTAGAGGAGTTGCTGCAGGAGCGCAATGACGAAGGCCACGAGCAGGAGCGCAGGAAG CAGCAGGAGCTGCAGCAGGAGCAGCATAGCTACCGTCAGTACCTGGCTGAGCGGGCAGAGGAACAGAGGCACCTGGAGGCAGAGACGGAGCAGCTaatggaggaggagctggagcgtgcctggcagcgcaggatggagcaATACCGTGCGGGGCAGGAGGCACGGAACCGCCTCATGAAGGAGGTGATGGACACTCGGCACCAGCAGATCCAGGAGAAAC GAGAACATGGAGAAACAGGctcagctggagcaggagaggGAAGACCTGAACAGAAACATGCAGAAGCATCAGCaggaggaagagcaggagaaggagag CCTTAG
- the LOC111842211 gene encoding leukemia inhibitory factor receptor-like, with protein MCSRLLWVLCVLLQVLGHVCLIGQELPVPYELKVNAAGWSLSLTWKSHLYSKTLLYEVQVLQEDNSVPVHHEVLRNTVNQDAMSQTFTVHHWEWISYLPLNCISHSVRIRSQFESQTSQWRAITVTDTPEERNVYPTDSVVLVGSQVSFCCVVQKEDLISFNFEHLKNETWIRKNVAVIDVQYLNATRRSGNNIHCKTSQGTIGSTVFVGYPPDDHDLQCQTDLQSVTCFWNIGRITDLFGLRKTIYTLNGSKCTKSNQCNLRGHPPSGESTWTLVAENPLGRVVLNQTVDLSHRVVLQAPQQLKILERTSRNASVSWNWNMSMDVNFGVQCEVHLNCIKDDRGDRPLPTSPPPRRYSGVGLSRLLLEDLLPDTMYELKMHCGKLENFWNWSSCSSTSFRTTEYYPDTPDLWVQRDSNNTLYVMWKPLSWSNGWLTEYKVTWKNLTDGMEQTRKVEPSYHTTDINLGEHSPHHTVMVTVTASNSVGSSSPAVIIVPGGLGDHMLAISRVTGTDGGFELSWSPHNGTTCGYVVEWHPADIKKDVEWLKVPAGQTHARIESASFVAGKKYNLTIYNCQASLELLERKEGYIQELVPAAPVQDLTVTTKRTDTVLSWGRIPPQSHRGFIRGYIIRCDSPDVKEVNITDPDALEYRFLGLLPNTYKFTVTAYTQIGEGAPKEVSINIPIDAHKVLMMIFITIAFISFFLIIVTIVCYRYRRWLKFMFHSEVPKPKITSEWTTEKGALLMVTKPCIHDQLHIVEKQDKTAKLKLNREMSFPEEGQYAPLQFLESYMLGLSDQLRARSTHSPESLPSSLAQSSKSPGSNEVTYTKIQNFLEVSPYRPEPQMKAPYLEILPTLPKTMDSYFPQSASQEDRPPAEDHLTRPVCTSSSPSSHPNLSSHSAPSPCCAISNPTYCPTLTTLKTEKMIKMTDRIDSMSV; from the exons ATGTGCAGCCGATTACTATGGGTGCTGTGTGTGCTCCTTCAGGTCCTGGGGCATGTCTGCCTAATCG GGCAGGAGTTGCCTGTTCCATATGAGCTCAAGGTGAATGCAGCTGGATGGTCCTTGTCTCTCACCTGGAAGAGTCATTTATATAGCAAGACACTACTCTACGAGGTTCAGGTCCTTCAAGAAGACAACAGTGTGCCTGTACATCAT GAGGTCCTAAGAAACACTGTGAACCAGGATGCCATGAGCCAGACCTTCACGGTCCACCATTGGGAATGGATCTCCTACTTACCCCTGAACTGCATCTCACACAGCGTCAGAATCCGCTCACAATTTGAGAGCCAGACCAGCCAGTGGAGAGCCATTACTG TGACAGACACCCCTGAAGAAAGGAATGTGTACCCCACGGACTCAGTGGTGCTGGTCGGCAGCCAGGTGTCGTTCTGCTGTGTCGTGCAGAAAGAAGATTTAATCAGCTTTAATTTTGAGCACTTGAAGAATGAGACGTGGATCAGAAAAAACGTTGCAGTCATCGATGTGCAATATCTGAACGCGACCCGTAGGTCAGGAAATAACATCCACTGCAAAACAAGCCAGGGTACTATTGGAAGCACAGTTTTTGTGGGCT ACCCCCCTGATGACCACGACTTGCAGTGTCAGACAGACCTGCAGTCTGTGACATGTTTCTGGAATATAGGCCGGATTACCGATCTGTTTGGACTTCGGAAAACCATCTATACCTTAAATGGCAG TAAATGCACAAAATCAAACCAGTGTAATTTACGTGGGCACCCACCTTCTGGAGAGTCAACGTGGACCCTGGTTGCTGAAAACCCATTGGGGAGGGTGGTGCTGAACCAGACGGTGGACCTGAGTCACAGAG TGGTACTCCAAGCTCCCCAGCAGCTGAAAATACTGGAACGGACTTCTAGGAATGCCAGTGTCTCGTGGAACTGGAACATGTCGATGGACGTCAACTTTGGGGTGCAGTGCGAAGTGCACCTAAACTGCATCAAGGATGACAGAGGG GATCGTCCACTGCCCACTTCTCCTCCACCACGGAGGTACTCAGGAGTGGGCCTGAgcaggctgctgctggaggACCTGCTGCCTGATACCATGTACGAGCTCAAGATGCACTGTGGGAAGCTGGAGAACTTCTGGAATTGgagctcctgtagctcaacCAGCTTCCGCACCACTGAGTACT ACCCGGATACCCCAGACCTATGGGTTCAAAGAGACAGTAACAATACTCTCTATGTCATGTGGAAG CCCCTCTCCTGGAGTAACGGGTGGCTTACAGAATATAAGGTGACCTGGAAGAACCTCACAGATGGAATGGAGCAAACAAGGAAGGTGGAACCATCCTATCATACCACTGACATCAACTTAGGGGAGCACAGCCCCCATCACACTGTAATGGTCACAGTCACTGCCTCCAACTCTGTGGGCTCCTCGTCTCCTGCTGTCATCATTGTCCCTGGGGGCCTGGGAG ACCACATGCTTGCCATCTCCCGGGTGACCGGCACTGATGGTGGGTTCGAGTTGTCCTGGTCCCCACACAATGGCACCACCTGTGGGTATGTGGTGGAATGGCACCCAGCTGACATCAAGAAAGATGTGGAGTGGCTGAAGGTGCCCGCAGGTCAAACCCACGCCCGCATCGAATCAG CCAGCTTTGTTGCAGGGAAGAAGTACAATCTCACCATCTACAACTGCCAAGCCAGCTTAGAGCTGCTGGAGAGGAAGGAAGGATACATACAGGAGCTAG TTCCAGCCGCACCTGTTCAGGATCTGACCGTCACGACAAAGAGGACTGACACTGTGCTGTCTTGGGGCAGGATTCCCCCGCAGAGCCACAGGGGGTTCATCCGCGGCTACATCATCAGATGTGACTCACCTGATGTAAAAGAAG TGAATATCACTGATCCTGATGCCCTGGAATACAGGTTTCTTGGGCTCCTCCCAAATACCTATAAGTTCACAGTGACGGCCTACACACAGATTGGTGAAGGTGCACCGAAGGAGGTCTCCATAAACATTCCTATAGACG CACACAAGGTCTTGATGATGATCTTCATCACCATCGCGTTCATCAGCTTCTTCCTGATCATCGTCACGATCGTCTGCTACAGATACAGGAGATG GCTCAAATTTATGTTCCACTCTGAGGTGCCAAAGCCGAAGATCACCAGCGAATGGACAACAGAGAAG GGGGCATTACTGATGGTTACAAAGCCCTGTATCCATGACCAGCTACACATTGTGGAGAAACAGGACAAGACAGCAAAGCTGAAGCTGAACAGAGAAATGAGCTTCCCTGAAGAGGGACAGTATGCCCCCCTGCAGTTCCTGGAGTCTTACATGCTGGGGCTGAGTGACCAACTCAGAGCACGGTCCACTCACAGCCCTGAGTCCCTCCCCTCAAGCCTCGCACAGTCTTCCAAAAGCCCTGGGTCCAATGAGGTCACCTACACCAAAATACAAAATTTTCTTGAAGTGTCACCCTACAGGCCTGAGCCCCAGATGAAGGCCCCTTACTTGGAGATTTTGCCTACTTTGCCCAAAACCATGGACAGCTACTTTCCCCAGAGCGCCAGTCAGGAAGACAGACCCCCCGCAGAGGACCACCTCACCAGGCCTGTTTGCACCAGCTCATCCCCATCCAGCCACCCCAATCTGTCATCTCACTCAGCACCCTCCCCCTGCTGTGCCATTAGCAACCCCACCTACTGCCCTACATTAACAACCCTGAAAACTGAAAAGATGATTAAGATGACTGACCGCATCGACAGTAtgagtgtgtga